CAAAAGCCTCCAGGCGTGGGATGACACCTACGATTTAGCCGCCATCAGCGAGCCGGAGCACCCCTTTGAGGCGATTGCCATGGACATCCTCTCCCTTCAAACGGAGCGCTTCAAGAAGGAATCCTCCATACGTCTAATGGAGATACAAGGGGAGAAGGACGATCTGCTATCCTGGATTCACGAAGTGAAAACGCCGCTCACCACGATGCAATTGATGATCGAGCGCATGAAAGATGAGACGTTAAAGGCTCAGCTCCAGTATGAGTGGCTTCGCATCCACCTGCTGCTTGACCAGCAGCTGCACCAGAAGCGCATCCCCTTTATCCGGAATGATCTGCTGATCGAGGAATTCGCGCTTGAGCCGATCATCTTCCAGGAAATACGTGCGCTCAAGTCCTGGTGCATGCAGAAAGGGATCGGATTTGACGTTTCCCTTGAGGTAACGGAAGTGCTCAGCGATGCCAAGTGGCTGGGCTTTATCATCCGCCAGCTGCTGACCAACGCGGTCAAATAC
This Paenibacillus sp. JZ16 DNA region includes the following protein-coding sequences:
- a CDS encoding sensor histidine kinase, which encodes MMIAYIRERLSWILFFVFLQLLFLFIAAVDSQIPFLPILYIVFLSVLFFLVFLFVRYNRETKFYKSLQAWDDTYDLAAISEPEHPFEAIAMDILSLQTERFKKESSIRLMEIQGEKDDLLSWIHEVKTPLTTMQLMIERMKDETLKAQLQYEWLRIHLLLDQQLHQKRIPFIRNDLLIEEFALEPIIFQEIRALKSWCMQKGIGFDVSLEVTEVLSDAKWLGFIIRQLLTNAVKYSNASDILIESDLTDDHVRLAIQDAGRGIDPKDMPRIFDKGFTSTTSHQDSAATGMGLYLTQKVADALLIRIQVESRLGIGTTFTLIFPKRNDFVSVTGM